From the genome of Dermochelys coriacea isolate rDerCor1 chromosome 1, rDerCor1.pri.v4, whole genome shotgun sequence:
CCATTGGCAGGAAGGAGCCAACTGAATGACCTTAGGGCCTGCTCTCCCTTTATGACCTtcggggaagagggggaaggaggaaggccATCTAGATGTCAGGATGGCCCCAGAGGACACTGCTAACCAAACAAATTTGATCTTACCTGTCTGCAGTATATGTGCACCAAGAGTGGATTCCATGTGGACAATCACATGAATTATTCTCAAATACTAAGATAAAACAAAAGCCCATAGAAAGGAATACATTTTCAGCATTGTGTGGTGAAAACTAGTTGTACATTTCGTGTTAGCAAGAGCACTGAGCTCTCAAGGTTGAAAAGCAATTGTTAATGAGATCATTTTTTGTACAGAGCTAAGTGTGATTTACCAGATAGTAATAGTACATTTTTCTTATGAATAATAATGGATTGACTTTACAATAGTTGGATGTCCTTATTTTAAAGCATCATGTAAGCTAATACAGAAATCTAAAATTGAATTAATGCTTGTATCATCTCTCTTTAGTAATACAAGATTCCATCTTTTTGCTTAATTTACTCCTACCTGAAGTGATCCGAGTGGACTTCCAGCTGTATATGGGATTATTTCCTCATTATCTGACAAATGAGGGCTAGTGACCCAAGTCTCAGCAGTCTACTCAAATATGCCTATTTTGGTTCCGTATTCACCCACAAACATCTCCCTTCTACTCTGCTCTACCCCCACAAACTCTTTCCCTACAAATAAAGAATAACCAGTTTGGcaggctttggaaaaaaataaacatacacCCAGTACATGAGTAATCAGGTGTCACAACCCCATTAGGACAGTTAACGCCAGTCTGACATTTAAATGTCATGTCTGAGTTAAGTTGTCTAATGTCACCACCATTCTGCTGCCAGGCAGACATTTAactcagacatgccaaacctgcggAAAAAAATGTGGAAtcttggcttgtgagttgcttgttggctagtttttggcttgtgagTTTCTTGTtagctagtttttggcttgtagcttcttGCTTGTTTGCTTGTAGTTTGTTTCTTCtattttttgatcagctcccggCAAGGGGGGCAAGGGtagggagagagtcaggggtgcacagtgggcctaCCATAGTCTCAGACTGCACGCCAGAGAATCTAatcacagagtgttggggttcttagggattgacTTGTTTTGAAATagaattagcttgatttttggcttattgtgaaagtcagggtgcttatttactgcgtgaAATTTGGCAACTGTGATTTAAACTTATCCCTAATCAGTTAGCAAAAGGTGCTAACTGGTGTAGGAATATGATCACAACTACTGGTATATGGCATTATGCCTGCTACTTTTGAAAGACTCCTCCTCTGATAGGGATCCCTGGGTGGCACTGGGTTCCTGGTGGCACTATTGCTGCTCACCTCCCATTCAGCTGCATAAACCCTAATATACAATTCTTGCTTGTACAGTGGTCTGAAAAGGCTGTGAAGCACGCACGCAGAACCTGAGCATATCCCAGGGGAACTCCCCCCAGGTGTTCTGAATATTTTCCTCTTACAGTTGTGTTTATAGCCATCATCTCTCCAATGGAGATTATTTAGAAAATCACTTCCTCCACCCAACTTTATTCCTGCATGCCTATGGCAACATCAACAGCTTCTTTGGGCATACAACATTCCCAGCAGTATACATTTAAGCAGTAATGGGCAGACGTATGATTGCCAATATCTCCAGTGCttagcaaaacaaagaaacataAAGAAGGGTGGAGGCAAAGTAATAGTATACAAGTACTTAAGAGGTTTAATTTGACAtttactaaggccttgtctacactactgcagtaagttgacctaagttacactactccagctatatgaataatgtagctggagtcgaagTAGCTTAGGTCAACCTACTGCAATGTCTACTCTGCACTTTGtcgacaggagacactctccaatcgacttaccttaatcttctcattccggtggagtaccggagtcaactgTAGAGCACTCtgcggttgatttagcaggtctactGAAATCgacccctggtaagtgtagacatgtccttagaGTACCACTGTCAATAAGCGAAAGAGTAAACAGGAGTGGTACACACAGTATATATACTGGGCTAATAAGACTACTTTAGaactcactccccccaccctcccaaaaaaaccaCTCCCAAACCGTTCTTTTCAATTCTTAATATTTCTCCCCATAAAGTGCATCAGGGCAATATATGTTGGACAGGGCACTATTTATTTCAGCAACTGTTACTGATACATTATCATTCAATGATGTAGCTCACAATTTTATTCACTAAGTGAATCAGGTTATTCAATATTTCCATGGCTAATCAACTATATTAGTATTTTTCTTATCACTCAAAGCAGTTAAATGCAATGTATCAGAATTATAGCAGTTAGTGTAAATTGGGATTCCATTTCCCCCAATTCCCAACCTTATGTAGCACTAATCCTTGAAAAGAcgttgtctacattacaaaattaagtcgacctaagttaggttgaagtatagccactgcagtaattaaagtCCAAACTACGTTCCCTGTCGGTGGTGAGAGTCCTCACCAGGAATGCTTTCACCAATTTAACTatgtggggcactgacagctggaaccgctccaccccctccccacatggcGGCCTCCAGCTATGCTTCTTGTGGGGGTGGAGTTATTAGGGTCGGTGTAGGACGTGACTTATCAGTGGGAGCAACATTGTATTGTAGACACTTACAGAATTAGGTAGACATAAGTTGCCTTACAGAAGGCAAACTCTGTAGTGCAGACCAAGCCTAAGGTGTAGCAGAACATTAAGCCacattctgccactcttactcactACTATCCAGTCTGCAAATATAGTCTTCTTTCCTTCAAGGTACAGCTAAGGTATTAATCAGCACGATAACTGTGGTAGAATCTGGCCTGATGCTGGTATTTGAATAGAGGGTTGAAAGTATTTTGTGTCTACAACTTCTGTTTTACTGAACAAAATCTAAAACTTGGTCTTTTACTAGCATAGAAGCCATTATTCAAATTGTGTGTATTTTAGTATCCTGAAAATTAGGAGCTGTGCTGTGTTGTCCCTAATGTTCAACTAGAAATAATGTTCTTATTGAAGAAGAGAGGGCaaactttgttttattgtatAAATGCAATTTTAATTAAGATCAACCTGTACAAAAAGCTATTAGAATGAATACTAAATGAGGCTATAAACAGCAAACATGATGTCAGTACACAATGTATATTATACCTCCCAGTTTAAGAAGCAGTAACTCTAAACTGTTCTTACTCATTTGAGAGTGAACTGGGACAAGTTGACTATAACTATTTATTATGTGCCCCACTGTGATAGCTGTGATCTCCACTCGGTTCGTACTAAACTGTAAGGCTTATAAATTCTAGAGAAACTTGAATCTGAGAAAGTTCCCCACATTTTTATTCCatgactttatattttattttagatgATCCTTTTATTCTGCTCATTTATGATTCATGTTTGTGGGCAATAGTCTATCACTGGGCTTCAGTAGAATGGATGACATAACTTTTTCAAGAACACCTGTTATATAGCATTTTTGTGTTATCATTAATATGGCATCATGGAAAAAAGATGTATCATTTATATATAAGGATAATCAAAGACGCTAAAAAAAAGCCATGTTAGAACAcccattttaaagattttattgaATCATAGTCACTTCAAAAGTTGTGAAACAATTTTCTACAATCTTGAGCTTTTCTTCAGAAAGCAGGTTTTCCTGTTTTAGTTGTCCGATAAGAGCTTCCAAGGATTTGAGCCTACCTAaagtttttctttcctgtttttcaaGGAGTGTTATCTTAGAATGCAGCTTTGCAATTTTTTGCCAGAGATGATCCCTGTCTATGTCTTGTCTGCAATACGAATGCTCAGTTTGTAATACTTCAGTTTCACCATAATTGTTTATATATGCTGATTTTTGAATTTCTATTTCTTCCATCTCTATGAACTCCTGTTTAATAGGCATGAAAGAACTACTTACCATTGAAGGCTCTTTAGAACACTCAGCAGGTACAATGATAGCAATGACAGATTCATCATTTCCATTAAACTGTTCGATAGTTCGTGTGATTGTACTGAAAAAAACTGCGTTTTCACTCGGCTGTACTTCCACAGAGCAGACTGCAATATGTGAGTTAGGATTCTCAGCTAGATGGTCAATAACTGGTCCACCcgcatttttaaatttcaaagatGAATCCAGGTATTCAGGGTCTGTAACTTGCAAAACTGTGGCTGTACAACTTAAAAGATTCTCTACCGATGTATGAACATTACTTGCTTCTATGTTCTGGACAGCTTCTGCCATTAAAACAGGTGTTTGTTGAATATGCTGCTCAGATGAACTAATAATTATGGTGCCTGCTTGCAAGTTTTCCATGTTCTGAAACGGCATTTTCTTTTGTGGAGGTTTGCTCAGGGTTGATAAACAAACTGCTTCAGTGTTTTCATCTAGCCTTTCTGCAATTGTGACACTTTTCTTTGGCGAACAAGGTTCAAACGATGCAGATACATTATCTGACTCTACATACACACTGATGTCCTCCCCATCCTCTGTTTTTATCTCTTGTGGCTTGTGCTGAGAAGGGTCTTTTTCCTGGAGGAGAAATGACACCTTTTAACTATAACTACATATAATGCACAAAAGTTTCCTCATTCTGTAATGTGCTATTGAGTAACTATTTTTTGgataatcacaattttttaaaatattgctcaaAGACTAAACCAGTAATTTGTCAACAATCCATATATTTATCTCCAATAGAATGTTTTCCTTAAACTCTGTATACCACCAGAGGCACTCTCAAGTATTGGTCTAAAAAACTCTATGTAAAATACTTTTATAAACCTGAAATTGTTTTATAATTCTTCATGTAAATTGATGACACATACAATAGAAGCAAGAAGTTGCCTTTCTCTGACAAACTGGTTAGCTTCCCCTATTCTATCCCCAAACATGTTATTCAATACAAAATTAATGATTGAGTATGCTGCTTTTGCATTACTGAAGCAGCAAAGCAGAaaatcctgttttttccacctaacaTAATTCAGTGGACTGATGGTTCTTTCAGACAACCGCCAAGCAACTTTACTTTCATAGAAATTTAGTACAACGTTAGAAAAGAAACCTAGATCTTCAATGCATAAGTAACTGCAGTGGGTTACATGGATGTATGTGTACAATCATGCATATGTGGTATGCATGCACATTCACACaggttgatttttaaatatacaagcAAGCATGGTGTTGAAAGATTGAACACTTCATAAGGATGGAGACATttcttttatagattcatagatagattcatagatactaaggtcagaagggaccactctgatcatctagtccgacctcctgcacagcgcaggccacagaatgtcacccacccactcctatgaaaaacctcacccatgtctgagctattgaagtcc
Proteins encoded in this window:
- the THAP5 gene encoding THAP domain-containing protein 5 isoform X2 gives rise to the protein MKRDTWTPSKHQLLCSDHFTPDSLDVRWGIRYLKHTAIPTIFSLPDNQEKDPSQHKPQEIKTEDGEDISVYVESDNVSASFEPCSPKKSVTIAERLDENTEAVCLSTLSKPPQKKMPFQNMENLQAGTIIISSSEQHIQQTPVLMAEAVQNIEASNVHTSVENLLSCTATVLQVTDPEYLDSSLKFKNAGGPVIDHLAENPNSHIAVCSVEVQPSENAVFFSTITRTIEQFNGNDESVIAIIVPAECSKEPSMVSSSFMPIKQEFIEMEEIEIQKSAYINNYGETEVLQTEHSYCRQDIDRDHLWQKIAKLHSKITLLEKQERKTLGRLKSLEALIGQLKQENLLSEEKLKIVENCFTTFEVTMIQ
- the THAP5 gene encoding THAP domain-containing protein 5 isoform X1 gives rise to the protein MPRYCAASCCKNRGGQNARDQRKLSFYPFPLHDKERLEKWLRNMKRDTWTPSKHQLLCSDHFTPDSLDVRWGIRYLKHTAIPTIFSLPDNQEKDPSQHKPQEIKTEDGEDISVYVESDNVSASFEPCSPKKSVTIAERLDENTEAVCLSTLSKPPQKKMPFQNMENLQAGTIIISSSEQHIQQTPVLMAEAVQNIEASNVHTSVENLLSCTATVLQVTDPEYLDSSLKFKNAGGPVIDHLAENPNSHIAVCSVEVQPSENAVFFSTITRTIEQFNGNDESVIAIIVPAECSKEPSMVSSSFMPIKQEFIEMEEIEIQKSAYINNYGETEVLQTEHSYCRQDIDRDHLWQKIAKLHSKITLLEKQERKTLGRLKSLEALIGQLKQENLLSEEKLKIVENCFTTFEVTMIQ